Below is a window of Mycobacterium dioxanotrophicus DNA.
TCGGGACGGCGGTCTCGCAGCCGCTCGCCTGCCGCCCGCCCGTCGAGCACGCTGGGGGCGCTGGTGTCGATGATTTCCAGTTGTGCGCCAGGGGTTTCCGCGACAGCGGCGGCAGCGCCCTGGCGGCGGTCCCGGATCTGCCGGAGCGTCGCAGGGCCGCCGACGAACGCGATGCGGCGTCGTCCGATCGCACAGAGGTGCTGCACGGCCAACCGCGCACCGGCAACGTCGTCGACCGCCACCGAATCGAATGCCGTTCCGCTGCCATCGCGGTCCACGAGCACCACGGGAGTGTCGCGGTCCCGCAACGCATTCAGTCGAGCGAGGTCCTCACCGACAGGCGATACCAACAAGCCGAACACCCGCTGCTCGTCGAAAGCGTCGATGTAGGCACGTTCCCGGTCGCCGTCGTCGTCGGAGGTGCCCAGCAGGACCGTGAGATTGTGTTCGCCCGCGCGCCGTTCGGCAGCCCGGGCGATATCGGTGAAGAACGGGTTGCCGATGTCGAGCACCACCAGACCCACGCTGCGGGACCGGCCCGCTTTGAGCTGGCGGGCGGCGTCGTTGCGGACGAAGCCCAGTTGGTCGATGGCGGCCTGCACCCGGGCTACTGTTGCCGGCGCGACCTTGTCCGGAGCGTTGAGCACGTTGGAGACCGTGCCCACCGATACCGACGCCGCGGCGGCGACCTCACGCATGCTCACCACGGCACCATCACACCATTGCGGCGGCCCGCTTCGTGCGCGGGACGTACCGGCGCGGCGGAAACCACCGGGCCACCCGCTCACGCAACTGGACCGGGCCCCCGTCGATGAGCCCTTGGGCACGCGCGGTGAGCAGCAGGTTACCGAGGGCGGTGGCCTCGACCGGCCCGGCGAGCAGCGGCACACCGAGCCGGTCGGCGGTGAGCTGGCACAGCAGTTCGTTCTGCGAACCGCCGCCGACGATGTGTACCGTCTGCACGTCGACGCCGGACAGCTCGGCGGCCGTGCGCACCGCTGCGGCGAAGGCCGCGGCCAGGCTTTCCAGAATCACCCGGATCGTCTGCACGTGGCCGGCCGGGGCGGGTCGGTCGTGTTCGGTGTACCACTGGCAGATCCGAGTGGGAATGTCGCCGGGTGTCAGGAAGCGGGGGTCATTGGTGTCGAACACGTCGTCCGACGCCGGCGCCTGCGCGGCTTGTGCCAGCAGGTCTGTGAGCTCGACGCGGTGTCCCTCCCGCTGGTACTGCCGCAGCGTCTCACTGAGCAACCACATCCCCATCACGTTGTGCAGGAAGCGGATCCGGCCGCCGACGCCCACCTCATTGGTGAAGTTGGCCCGCCGCGCATCTTCTGTCGCGACTGGTCCGGTCAGCTCGACACCCACCAAACCCCATGTCCCGCAGGAGATGTACGCGGCGTGATCAGGATCCATCGGGATCGCGGCGACCGCCGAAGCGGTATCGTGCGAGGCCACCGAAACCACCTCGGCGGCACATCCGAGTTGCTCGGCCACGCCGGGCAGCACCCGCCCGCGACCACTGCCGGCCTCCACGAGGTCGGGGAACAGTTGACGCGACAGCCCCAACCGCGCCATCAGCTCACCGTCCCAGGTGCCGTCCAGCCCCAGCAGGCCGGTGGTCGACGCGTTGGTCCGTTCGGCTCCGAGAACACCGGTCAGCCAGTACGTCACCAAATCCGGTATGAGCAACACGGTATCGGCCAACTCGAGCATTCCGTGCGCCCGTTCCTCGGCGAGTTGGTACACGGTGTTGAACGGCAAGAACTGTAACCCGTTGCGGCGGTACAGCTGCTCTGGACCGATCACCGCGTGGACGAGATCGACGCCACGCTCGGTTCGGATATCACGATAGTGGTGCGGTAAGGACAGCAGCCGACCATCGCGGAGCAGACCGTAATCGACGGCCCACGAATCGACCCCGATCCCGACCAGGTTGTCGCAGTCCCGGCCTGCCGCGACCAAGCCGTCCATGACGTGCGCGTACAACCCTGGCACATCCCAGTGCAACGCGTCGCGTGTGCCGTCCCACAGCCGCACCGGGTCATTGGCGAACCGTGCGACGGTCCGCATGTCGAACCGGTCGCCGCCGATGTCGGCGACCATGACCCGGCCGCTGGTCGCGCCCAGGTCGACGGCGGCAACCTGACTCATCGCAGCCCTCGGCTCTTCGCCCAAGCGCTCATCGCAGAAAGGCCGCGGCCACCCCCGCATCCACCGGCACATGCAGCCCGGTGGTGTGGGAGAAGTCCGAGGTGCACAGGGCGAATGCGGCGTTGGCGATGTTCTCCGGCAGCACTTCGCGTTTGAGCAGCGTGCGCTGCGCGTAGTACTTGCCCAGATCCTCCTCGGCGACGCCGTAGACCGCGGCCCGCTTGGCGCCCCAACCGCCGGCGAAGATGCCCGAGCCGCGGACCACACCGTCGGGGTTGATGCCGTTCACCTTGACACCGTGCTCGCCCAGTTCTGCGGCGAGCAACCGAACCTGGTGGGCCTGATCGGCTTTGGTGGCGGAGTACGCGATGTTGTTGGGCCCGGCGAACACCGAGTTCTTCGACGAGATGTAGATGATGTCGCCACCGAGTTTCTGGTCGATCAGCGCTCGCGCGGCCGCCTTCGACACCAGGAACGAGCCGCGCGCCATGACGTTGTGCTGCAGGTCCCAGTCCTCGACCGTGGTGTCCAGCAACGACTTCGACAGCGACAGGCCCGCATTGTTGATCACGATGTCGATCCCGCCGAAGGCCAGGACGGTGGCGTCGATGGCGGCCTGCACCGCGCATTCGTCGGTGACGTCGGCGGCGATGCCGATTGCGATATCAGCGGAGCCGATCGTTGTGTTGATTTCTGACGCAGCCGCTTCCGCCTTTTCCGCGTCGAGGTCAGCGATCACCACGCACGCACCCTCGGCAGCCAACCGCGTGGCGATGGCCTTGCCGATGCCCGACGCCGCCCCGGTGACCAGCGCTATGCGGGTCGCCAACGGTTTGGGCTTGGGCATCCTGGCCAGCTTGGCCTCCTCCAGCGCCCAGTACTCGATGCGGAACTTCTCTGATTCGTCGATGGGGGCGTATACCGAGACCGCCTCGGCGCCCCGCATGACATTGATCGCGTTGAGGTAGAACTCGCCTGCCACCCGGGCGGTCTGCTTGTCCTTGCCGTAGCTGAACATGCCGACGCCCGGGATGAGCACGATCGCCGGATCGGCGCCGCGAATCGCCGGGCTGTCCGCAGTCGCGTGCCGGTCGTAGTAGGCCTGGTAGTCGGCACGATAGGCGCCGTGCAGTTCGGCCAGCCGGGCCTTGGCGTCCTCGATGGACGCATCGGCCCGCAGGTCGAGCACCATCGGCTTGACCTTGGTGCGCAGGAAGTGGTCGGGGCAGCTGGTGCCGAGCTCCGCCAGTCGGGGATGTTCACTGCGGGAAAGGAATTCGAGTACGCGAGGGTCGTCGGTGAAATGGCCGACCTGCGGCTTGTCGGTGGAGGCGAGGCCGCGGATGAACGGGGCGAGTTCGGCGGCCTTGGTCCGGCGCTGTTCGTCGGGCAGCGGTTCGAACCCGGGCAGTGGCGTGCCGAAGGGCTCAGGCTTGCCGTGTTCGGCGATGTAACGCTCGGCGGTTTCGATGATCTCCAGCGAGTTCGCCTCGGCGTCAGCTGATGTCGCGCCCCACGCGGTGATGCCGTGACCCCCGAGGACGGTCCCGATCGCCTGCGGGTTGCGCTCCTTGATGGCCGCGATGTCGAGGCCGAGCTGGAACCCGGGGCGCCGCCAGGGCACCCACACCACCCGGTCACCGAAGATCTTGGCGGTCAACGCCTCACCGTCGACGGCTGTCGCCAGGGCGATGCCCGAGTCGGGATGCAGATGATCGACATGGTCGGCATCGACCAGCCCGTGCATGGCCGTGTCGATCGACGGGGCAGCGCCGCCGCGTCCGTGCAGACAGTAATCGAAGGCGGCGACCATCTCGTCCTCGCGGTCGACACCGGGATACACATCGACCAGCGCCCGCATGCGGTCCAGCCGCAGCACCGCAAGGCCGTTCTCGGTCAGGGTGCCGAGGTCACCGCCGGACCCCTTGACCCACAACAACTCCACGGGTGCCCCGGTGACGGGGTCGGTGTCGGTGCCTTTGGCCGAGGTGTTCCCGCCGGCGTAGTTGGTGTTCTTCGGATCGGCCCCGAGCCGGTTGGACCGGGCGATCAATTCGGCGACACTAGGATTCGTCATACGTCATGCTCCCCATGATGATTGCGTTCCGCCGATGCGCTCGGCGTTGATGGTGTCCTGGTATCCCGAGGCTGCGAAAGCAGCCATCGGATCGGTCGGAAGTCCCCGCTCGGCGCGCCACTGTGCCAGCGCGGGTCGGACGTCGGTGTAGAACGCGTCCATGAAAATCCCGTTGGCGCCCAACACGTCTCCGCTGCTCTGCGCGACCGCCAGTGCGTCTGTGTCGATCAGCAGCACGCGGGCCGTCATCTCCTGGACGTTGAGCACCGACCGGATCTGACCGGGAATCTTCGCCTCGATGTTGTGGCACTGGTCGAGCATCAGCGCGACCTCCGAGTGGGCGTCGAGCCCGCCACCACGCACCACCTCATACAAGATGCGGAACAACTGGAACGGGTCGGCGGCCCCCACGATGAGGTCGTCGTCGGCGTAGAAACGGGAGTTGAAGTCGAACGATCCCAGCTTTCGCAGCCGCAGCAGTTGGGCGACGATGAACTCGATGTTGGTGCCCGGCGCGTGGTGCCCGGTGTCCAGGCACACCATCGCCCGCTCCCCCAGCGCACTCACCTGGGCGTACGCGCTGCCCCAGTCCGGCACGTCGGTCATATACATGGCCGGTTCGAAGAACTTGTATTCCAGCACCATTCGCTGGTCCGGACCGATGTGCTGGTAGATGGATGCCAGCGACTCGGCGAGCCGGTCCTGCCTGTTCCGAATGTCGCCCTGGCCGGGATAGTTGGTGCCGTCGGCGAGCCAGATCTTCAGATCGCGCGACCCGGTCTGATTCATGATCTCGATGCAGGCCAAGTGATGGTCGATGGCCTTCTGCCGCACGGTCTTGTCGGTGTGGGTGAGGCTCCCGAACTTGTAGTCGTCGTCCTGGAACGTGTTGGAGTTGATGGTCCCCAGCCGCACGCCGTGCTCGGCGGCGTAGCTGCCCAGTGCCGCGTAGTCGTCGACGGTGTCCCACGGGATGTGCAGTGCCACGCTCGGCGCCAGACCGGTCAGCCGGTGCACCGTGGCCGCATCGGCGATCTTCTCCCGGACAGTGCGCGGGGTACCGGGCGTGCCGAACACCTTGAAGCGGGTGCCGGAGTTGCCGAAGGCCCACGATGGAAGTTCGATCGCCAGGTTGTCCAGTTCGGCGGGCAGGACGAGGGTGCTCATGCTGCGGTCCTTTCCATGGTGGTGACGACGGGCGCACCGTAACGCTCGACCTCGATCTGCTGCAGCGTCTTGCCGCGGGTGCGCGGGGCGCCGACGGCACCGATCAGCAGCGCCACGGTGAGCAGAGCGACGAGCAAGATCCCGACGGCCGTGAGGCCGGTGGCCGCGAGCAGGGTCGGGAAGAAGTAGCTCAACAGCCCGGTGGCGGTGCGGACGACGAAGAACATGACCCCCTGCGCGCTGGCCCGGTACGGCGTGGCGAACAGCTCGCTGGCCCACAGGCTGTAGAAGGCCTGGGCGCCGATGCCGCTGGCGAGACCCCACAGCACCGCGAAGGCCAGCATGGTCGGCACGCCGCTGTCGGTGAACGCCACCAGCACGATCCAGGCGACGATTCCCAGCACCGCCCCGATCACATAGAGCAGGCGCTGACTCATCCGGTCGGCGTACCGCATGAAGCCGAAGTAGGTGGTGAGCACCGTGCAGCCCCACACCAGAACCTGCAGCAGATTCTGGGCGACCGGGCTGTGCAGCCCGGCGGTGTCATAGACCCGGGGCATGAAGATGCCCGCCTGTCCGGCGACCGTGTTCCAGAACAGGTAGATGCCGCCGAGGAACAACAGAGCGGTGATGTTGACCCGGCGAGAGAACAGTCCGCGCAGTCCGCGCGTGCCGACCGCCGATGCCAGCGAATTCGATTCGTGGCGGCCCTCGTCGGCCCAGATCTGCGATTCGGCCAGGCCCTGCCGCACCCACCAGACCACGGCGGCGACGACGAAGAGGTGGCCGAACACCAAGCGGGAGCCGATCAGTCCGAGCGGGGCAAGCGCGGCCGCCAACGCGAACCCGATGAGCGGTCCGATCGACCAGGCCAGCTGTGCGGTGCCGACGTGCTTGGCCCGGGCGGTCGACGGTGCCTGTTCGGCGATGTAGGTCCACGACGCGGGGACACCGGCGCCGACCGCGATACCGGTGATGACGAATGCGGCGAGCAGCATGGCGTAGTTCACCGCGAACGCGGCGAGCAGCACGCCGGCCATGTAGACCAGCAGATCGTATGTGTAGATTGCCTTGCGCCCGAAGCGATCACACAGCGGACCACCCAGAATCGCACCGATCGCTGCGCCAAAAGCGTTGGCGCTCAACGCCGCCAGCAATCCGACTGCGAAGTTTCCGATCCCGAAGGCCGCCTGCCAGAACCCCAGACTGGTGGCGATCGCGATGATCGACCCGGCCTCGATGTAGTTCGACATGGCGACCGCGATGGTGGCCCGCCACCCGGTTGTGGAGCGTGCTCCGATCTTCATGGACCGCCTCTCCCGCTGGGCCGCAAAATTGAAACGTTTCAATTCGTGATGGCGGTCACGTTAGAGGATCGGGTGCGACCCCGTCAAGGCCCCGGCAGCCCCATCCGGACCGATTCCGCTACTGACCAGTACGAATTCAGGTTCTTAGCAAAGTATTAACGGCAGCACCCAGCCGCCTTAGATTGCCCACTTAGCGTTGGGGACAGGTTGAAGCGATGACGCACAACCCAGCAAGCACAGGAACCACCGAAGGGAGGCTGATCATGACTATCACGACCAACACCCCGGCTTCGGACGGCAATTTTCGGTACGTGAACCAGGCGCTCGTCTGCGACGGTGCCTCGATCCGATCACAGTGCCGACAGCTGGCCACGGTGGTGACGATCAAGGGCGACGTCAACACTTTCAACATCGACACCATCACCGCATACGTGCGCCGGTCCACTCTTCCCGAGAAGCCACTGGTCGTCGACATGAGCGGCGTGACGGGCTTTGCCTCGCAGTCGATTTCGTTGTTCTACGACGTTGACGAGCGCTGCGGCGCACTCGGTGTCGATTGGGCCGTGGTCGCGAGCGACGCCGTCATCTCCGAGCTCCACGACATCGGCGTGCCGGTCACCGCGTCCGTGGCCGAAGCACTGCACCACTTCGCCGAAGGCAACCTGGCTCGCCGCCGGCTGCTCCCCCTGCTTACCAAGAGTGCCTGAGAGAAAGGGCCACCACCATGCTGATCGACGTTCGATGGCTGACAATGCTCCTGGGTCGCCGGCGCCGGGTCGCCCACCACCGGCACCTGCTCGCCCACTGAGACCTGCCGGGTGAACACCCGGCTACTCACCACCGCGAAACCGACGGCGTGCTGCAGAGGTTATCTGCACGCACGTCGTCGGTTTCGCTTTTGAGGCGCTCAGGCAATCAGGCGCTCAGGCAATGGCGCCGGAATCCTTGAGCTGGGCGATCCTGTCCCAGTCGATGCCCAGCTCCATCAACACCAGTTCGGTGTGTTCGGAGGCCTGCGGCGCCCGCGTGGTCTCCAGCGGCTCGTGGTTGAACTGCACGGGCCCACGCACCACCCGGAAGGGCTTACCGTCCGCGCCCTCGACCTCCACGATCATGTCGTTGGCGATGGCCTGCTCGTCGGTGGCCAGGTCGACCAAGCTCTGGAACGGCGCCCACTGACCTTTCATCGTCGTGAGGTGCTTGCGCCAGTACTCGAAAGGCTTGCTCCGGATGGCGCCGGCGATCAGCTCCGCGGCCGCCTCCGCGTTCTCGATGAGCGGTAGCACATCGGAGAACCTCGGGTCGTCGGCCAATTCGGGCAGCCCGAGGTGCTCGAACGCGTCCCTGATGTAGCCGGTGGGGCTCACGATGCACAGGTTGATGGTGCCGCCGTCGGACGTCAGATAGTTACCGAGAAACGGGTTCACCGTGGGGCCGACCGAGTCCGGCATCACCGAACGCATCGTCTCGCCGCTCTCCATGCCTTGAGTGACGCTCGCGCCGGCGGCCCACCATGCGGTGCTGAGCAGTGACACGTCGATCTCGGTCGTCTCTCCGGTCCGTTCCCGGTGAAACAGCGCCGCGGCGATGCCCCCGGCGATGTTCATGCCACCGATGGAATCCCCGAACGCCGGGATGCCCTGCGACAGGGCACCGCCGAGTTCCTCGGGTGTCAGCGCATGACCGACCCCGCTGCGGGTCCAGAACGCGGTGCCGTCGAAACCGCCGACCATCCGCTCCGGCCCTTTGTCGCCGTAGGCGCTACCCCTGGCATAGATGATGTCCGGATTGACCGCGCGGATGTGCTCGACGTCGAACTTGTTCTTCTGCCGGGCCTGCGGCATGTAGTTGGTCAGGAACACATCGGCGGTCTTGGCGATCTCGTAGAGGACCTCCTGACCACCCGGGGTCGACACATCGATGCCGACGCTGCGCTTGCCCCGGTTGGGATGTTCGATGAGCGGATGCCGGTCGGGGTCGAGCTCGAAACCGCCCATGTGGATGAAACCGCGCTGGGTGTCGCCCCGCAGCGGGTGTTCTACCTTGACGACATCGGCGCCCCAGTCGGCGAGGATGGCACCTGCCGCCGGCACGAACGTGAACTGCGCGACCTCCAAGATCCGGACACCCTGCATCACCATGGTCGCCATCGCACCCCTTCAACCGTTGGACTTACGGTAAGTGTAGCGAGAAGAGGGCGCGTGAACCGCGCGGATTGCGGGTACCCCCGACCTCGGATGGCGTTGCCGTCCAGTTGCGCGTGAACTGATGGAGGTCCGCGATGACCGTCAGCGAAGAAGTCAACGAACGGCAGGCCAGGCAGGTTGCCGAGGAGGCCCGCGAAGCGCAGTGGCACCAGCCCAGTTTCGGCAAGGAGCTGTTCCTCGGCAGATTGCGGTTGGATCTGGTCTATCCGCATCCTCGGGGGCCGGCCGAGAAGACCCAGCGGGGCGAGGCGTTCCTGGCCCGGCTCCGGGAATTCTGCGAAACGCAGATCGACGCGGGGGTGATCGAACGAGAGGCCCAGATCCCGGACGCGGTGATCCGGGGTCTGAAGGAGCTCGGCGCGTTCGGCATGAAGATCGGCACCGAGTACGACGGACTCGGCCTGTCGCAGGTGTACTACAACAAGGCGCTCGCCCTGGTCGGCTCCGTGCATCCCTCGCTGGGCGCGCTGCTTTCGGCGCACCAGTCGATCGGCGTCCCGCAGCCGGTCGCGATGTTCGGCACCGAGGAGCAGAAACGCACCTGGCTGCCTCGCTGCACCCGCGAGATCAGCGCGTTCCTGCTGACCGAACCCGACGTGGGAAGCGACCCTGCCCGGCTGCATGCGACGGCCACACCCGACGGTGACGACTACGTACTCAACGGCGTCAAACTGTGGACCACCAACGGTGTGATCGCGGATCTCCTCGTGGTGATGGCTCAGGTGCCCGCGAGCCAGGGACATCGGGGCGGCATCACCGCCTTCGTCGTCGAAGCCGACACGCCCGGGATCGTCGTGGCGAACCGCAATCGGTTCATGGGGTTGCGCGGCATCGAGAACGGCCTGACCCGGCTGACCGATGTCCGGGTGCCCGCGGCCAACCGCATCGGCAGCGAAGGGGAAGGGCTGCGAATCGCGTTGTCCACACTCAATGTTGGACGCCTGTCGCTGCCTGCGGTGTGCACGGGAACGGCGAAGTGGTGCTTGAAGATCGCCCGCGAATGGTCGAAGGAACGGGTCCAGTGGGGTCGTCCGGTCGGTGAGC
It encodes the following:
- a CDS encoding LacI family DNA-binding transcriptional regulator, which codes for MREVAAAASVSVGTVSNVLNAPDKVAPATVARVQAAIDQLGFVRNDAARQLKAGRSRSVGLVVLDIGNPFFTDIARAAERRAGEHNLTVLLGTSDDDGDRERAYIDAFDEQRVFGLLVSPVGEDLARLNALRDRDTPVVLVDRDGSGTAFDSVAVDDVAGARLAVQHLCAIGRRRIAFVGGPATLRQIRDRRQGAAAAVAETPGAQLEIIDTSAPSVLDGRAAGERLRDRRPEDRPDAVFCANDLLAMGVLQALTLMGEVQVPRDIALVGYDDIDFARSAVVPLTSVRQPTAEIGATAVDLLVEAAEGRPGEPKHVVFQPELIVRDSTAG
- a CDS encoding acyl-CoA dehydrogenase family protein, which gives rise to MTVSEEVNERQARQVAEEAREAQWHQPSFGKELFLGRLRLDLVYPHPRGPAEKTQRGEAFLARLREFCETQIDAGVIEREAQIPDAVIRGLKELGAFGMKIGTEYDGLGLSQVYYNKALALVGSVHPSLGALLSAHQSIGVPQPVAMFGTEEQKRTWLPRCTREISAFLLTEPDVGSDPARLHATATPDGDDYVLNGVKLWTTNGVIADLLVVMAQVPASQGHRGGITAFVVEADTPGIVVANRNRFMGLRGIENGLTRLTDVRVPAANRIGSEGEGLRIALSTLNVGRLSLPAVCTGTAKWCLKIAREWSKERVQWGRPVGEHDAVAGKVAFIAATAYGIEAMVELAGELADAGRTDIRIEAALAKLYGSEMAWLIADELVQIRGGRGFETAESLAARGERGVPAEQVLRDMRINRIFEGSTEIMHLMLAREAVDAHLSVAGDIIDPEADLRQKAKAAAQAGKFYARWLPTLVTGKGQLRTSYSEFGPLAEHLRYVERASRKLARSTFYAMSRWQGGLEHKQRFLGRIVDIGAELFAITAACVRAQCDEMNDGAGDLADAFSRQARVRADQLFEQLWDNSDESDRSLAKDVLEGRYTWLERGIVDPSIEGPWIAQEGGTVGEDVHRHIR
- a CDS encoding rhamnulokinase, producing the protein MSQVAAVDLGATSGRVMVADIGGDRFDMRTVARFANDPVRLWDGTRDALHWDVPGLYAHVMDGLVAAGRDCDNLVGIGVDSWAVDYGLLRDGRLLSLPHHYRDIRTERGVDLVHAVIGPEQLYRRNGLQFLPFNTVYQLAEERAHGMLELADTVLLIPDLVTYWLTGVLGAERTNASTTGLLGLDGTWDGELMARLGLSRQLFPDLVEAGSGRGRVLPGVAEQLGCAAEVVSVASHDTASAVAAIPMDPDHAAYISCGTWGLVGVELTGPVATEDARRANFTNEVGVGGRIRFLHNVMGMWLLSETLRQYQREGHRVELTDLLAQAAQAPASDDVFDTNDPRFLTPGDIPTRICQWYTEHDRPAPAGHVQTIRVILESLAAAFAAAVRTAAELSGVDVQTVHIVGGGSQNELLCQLTADRLGVPLLAGPVEATALGNLLLTARAQGLIDGGPVQLRERVARWFPPRRYVPRTKRAAAMV
- the rhaI gene encoding L-rhamnose isomerase, which gives rise to MSTLVLPAELDNLAIELPSWAFGNSGTRFKVFGTPGTPRTVREKIADAATVHRLTGLAPSVALHIPWDTVDDYAALGSYAAEHGVRLGTINSNTFQDDDYKFGSLTHTDKTVRQKAIDHHLACIEIMNQTGSRDLKIWLADGTNYPGQGDIRNRQDRLAESLASIYQHIGPDQRMVLEYKFFEPAMYMTDVPDWGSAYAQVSALGERAMVCLDTGHHAPGTNIEFIVAQLLRLRKLGSFDFNSRFYADDDLIVGAADPFQLFRILYEVVRGGGLDAHSEVALMLDQCHNIEAKIPGQIRSVLNVQEMTARVLLIDTDALAVAQSSGDVLGANGIFMDAFYTDVRPALAQWRAERGLPTDPMAAFAASGYQDTINAERIGGTQSSWGA
- a CDS encoding CaiB/BaiF CoA transferase family protein, translated to MQGVRILEVAQFTFVPAAGAILADWGADVVKVEHPLRGDTQRGFIHMGGFELDPDRHPLIEHPNRGKRSVGIDVSTPGGQEVLYEIAKTADVFLTNYMPQARQKNKFDVEHIRAVNPDIIYARGSAYGDKGPERMVGGFDGTAFWTRSGVGHALTPEELGGALSQGIPAFGDSIGGMNIAGGIAAALFHRERTGETTEIDVSLLSTAWWAAGASVTQGMESGETMRSVMPDSVGPTVNPFLGNYLTSDGGTINLCIVSPTGYIRDAFEHLGLPELADDPRFSDVLPLIENAEAAAELIAGAIRSKPFEYWRKHLTTMKGQWAPFQSLVDLATDEQAIANDMIVEVEGADGKPFRVVRGPVQFNHEPLETTRAPQASEHTELVLMELGIDWDRIAQLKDSGAIA
- a CDS encoding MFS transporter, which codes for MKIGARSTTGWRATIAVAMSNYIEAGSIIAIATSLGFWQAAFGIGNFAVGLLAALSANAFGAAIGAILGGPLCDRFGRKAIYTYDLLVYMAGVLLAAFAVNYAMLLAAFVITGIAVGAGVPASWTYIAEQAPSTARAKHVGTAQLAWSIGPLIGFALAAALAPLGLIGSRLVFGHLFVVAAVVWWVRQGLAESQIWADEGRHESNSLASAVGTRGLRGLFSRRVNITALLFLGGIYLFWNTVAGQAGIFMPRVYDTAGLHSPVAQNLLQVLVWGCTVLTTYFGFMRYADRMSQRLLYVIGAVLGIVAWIVLVAFTDSGVPTMLAFAVLWGLASGIGAQAFYSLWASELFATPYRASAQGVMFFVVRTATGLLSYFFPTLLAATGLTAVGILLVALLTVALLIGAVGAPRTRGKTLQQIEVERYGAPVVTTMERTAA
- a CDS encoding STAS domain-containing protein; translated protein: MTITTNTPASDGNFRYVNQALVCDGASIRSQCRQLATVVTIKGDVNTFNIDTITAYVRRSTLPEKPLVVDMSGVTGFASQSISLFYDVDERCGALGVDWAVVASDAVISELHDIGVPVTASVAEALHHFAEGNLARRRLLPLLTKSA
- a CDS encoding bifunctional aldolase/short-chain dehydrogenase, yielding MTNPSVAELIARSNRLGADPKNTNYAGGNTSAKGTDTDPVTGAPVELLWVKGSGGDLGTLTENGLAVLRLDRMRALVDVYPGVDREDEMVAAFDYCLHGRGGAAPSIDTAMHGLVDADHVDHLHPDSGIALATAVDGEALTAKIFGDRVVWVPWRRPGFQLGLDIAAIKERNPQAIGTVLGGHGITAWGATSADAEANSLEIIETAERYIAEHGKPEPFGTPLPGFEPLPDEQRRTKAAELAPFIRGLASTDKPQVGHFTDDPRVLEFLSRSEHPRLAELGTSCPDHFLRTKVKPMVLDLRADASIEDAKARLAELHGAYRADYQAYYDRHATADSPAIRGADPAIVLIPGVGMFSYGKDKQTARVAGEFYLNAINVMRGAEAVSVYAPIDESEKFRIEYWALEEAKLARMPKPKPLATRIALVTGAASGIGKAIATRLAAEGACVVIADLDAEKAEAAASEINTTIGSADIAIGIAADVTDECAVQAAIDATVLAFGGIDIVINNAGLSLSKSLLDTTVEDWDLQHNVMARGSFLVSKAAARALIDQKLGGDIIYISSKNSVFAGPNNIAYSATKADQAHQVRLLAAELGEHGVKVNGINPDGVVRGSGIFAGGWGAKRAAVYGVAEEDLGKYYAQRTLLKREVLPENIANAAFALCTSDFSHTTGLHVPVDAGVAAAFLR